From Desulfurellaceae bacterium, a single genomic window includes:
- a CDS encoding MAPEG family protein encodes METAVVCSGLLGLLIFGLGFMVSLTRGQTETNAGTDADPADRLHKMVRAHGNAAEYAPMLALLMLIVARGDELAGWMMWTMILVTACRYLHALGMIMSASLEQAHPLRAVGALGTYLGGVILCIAAFMAG; translated from the coding sequence ATGGAAACCGCAGTTGTGTGTTCCGGTCTCTTGGGTTTGTTGATCTTTGGGCTTGGTTTTATGGTTTCGCTCACGCGGGGACAAACCGAAACCAACGCAGGGACAGATGCCGACCCCGCAGACCGCCTGCATAAAATGGTCCGGGCCCACGGCAATGCCGCCGAATACGCCCCCATGCTGGCCCTGCTCATGCTCATCGTGGCCAGGGGCGATGAACTGGCCGGCTGGATGATGTGGACCATGATCCTGGTCACCGCCTGCCGCTATCTTCATGCACTCGGCATGATCATGAGCGCGAGCCTGGAGCAAGCCCATCCGCTGCGCGCCGTGGGAGCGCTGGGCACCTATCTCGGCGGCGTCATTCTGTGCATCGCGGCGTTCATGGCCGGCTAG